One window of the Burkholderia sp. FERM BP-3421 genome contains the following:
- a CDS encoding 2OG-Fe(II) oxygenase: protein MNLDTLPGARRAWQDITIIDDLLPRDEQAAVYQFLSDGAWHHGWRSHNGAGAESFWNRHFAGSRDPVQRDGHHDASHELAACAPLLHACWQRVARSYLPRHALQSCYANGLPYGTDGAVHTDSLAMGACTAVYYPHEHWDPDWGGETVLFNKDRTDILAAIYPKPNRLLVFPGFVYHVARGVSRTCPTMRITLMFKTQSGAINACDDSPMKKPEEK from the coding sequence ATGAATCTCGACACCCTGCCAGGCGCGAGGCGCGCCTGGCAAGACATCACCATCATCGACGACCTGCTGCCCCGCGACGAGCAGGCGGCGGTCTATCAATTCCTGTCGGACGGTGCGTGGCACCACGGCTGGCGCTCGCACAACGGAGCCGGTGCCGAATCATTCTGGAACCGGCACTTCGCCGGATCGCGGGATCCTGTGCAGCGAGACGGGCATCACGACGCAAGCCATGAACTGGCCGCCTGCGCGCCGCTGTTGCACGCGTGCTGGCAGCGCGTCGCGCGGTCGTATCTGCCGCGTCATGCGCTGCAGAGCTGCTACGCGAACGGCTTGCCCTACGGCACCGATGGAGCGGTGCATACCGATTCACTCGCGATGGGTGCCTGCACGGCGGTGTACTACCCGCACGAACACTGGGATCCGGATTGGGGAGGCGAAACGGTCCTCTTCAACAAGGACCGGACGGACATTCTGGCGGCGATCTATCCGAAACCGAATCGGCTGCTGGTTTTTCCCGGTTTCGTCTACCATGTCGCGCGCGGTGTGTCGCGCACCTGCCCGACGATGCGCATCACGCTGATGTTCAAGACGCAGAGTGGCGCGATCAACGCTTGCGATGATTCACCGATGAAAAAGCCCGAGGAAAAATAA